One genomic region from Lacerta agilis isolate rLacAgi1 chromosome 13, rLacAgi1.pri, whole genome shotgun sequence encodes:
- the USP31 gene encoding ubiquitin carboxyl-terminal hydrolase 31, with translation MNAILQCLSNTELFAEYLALEQYRAANAAEAGDGGRGAGGEEEEEEEGGGDERNVSALAPVRPAEPAPDNCKGEVTEQLSHLVRALWTLEYTPQHSREFKSIVSKNAMQYRGSSQHDAQEFLLWLLDRVHEDLNNIVKNNGRPLKPPLEDEVLIEGPAFPINSTFVQELFQAQYRSSLTCPHCQKQSNTFDPFLCISLPIPLPHTRPLYITVVYRGKCSHCMRIGVAVPLSGTVARLREAVSRETKIPTKQIVLTEMYYDGFHRSFSDLDDLDTVQESDCIFAFETPEIYRPEGILSQRGIHVNSNLNHLKYSLDHPRAAPYTQGRLENSNTRVAAAAAAASDKLVVLVCNRACTGQQGKRFGQPFVLHLEKTIPWDLLQKEILEKMQYYLRPSACVQVCPFSLRVVSAVGITYLLPQEEQPLCHLMVERALKSCGQGGTPHVKLVVEWDKETKDYLFVNTEDEYIPDAESVRQQRELHHQPQSCTLSQCFQLYTKEEQLAPDDAWRCPHCKQLQQGSITLSLWTLPDILIIHLKRFRQEGDRRMKLQNMVRFPLIGLDMTPHVVKRSQSSWSLPSHWSPWRRPYGLGRDPEDFVYDLYAVCNHHGTMQGGHYTAYCKNSIDGLWYCFDDSEVQQLAENEVCKQTAYILFYQRRTAIPSWSANSSVAGSTSSSLCEHWVSRLPGSKQPSIASAASSRRTSLASLSESVELMGERSEDDGGFSTRPFVRSVQRQSLSSRSSVTSPLAVSENGIRPSWSLSAKLQMRSSSPSRFSGDSPVHSSASTLERIGESADDKVSTSCFSSLRSLSGSHIESSESSGRQEHPTAGRAPLAVMEGVFRDEAPGRKPGSSADSYSKTLSQADRNCPALDPFDNNNQIAFVDQSDSVESSPVKEGRSFSGMSKVDSSSQKAAHPKDTLESDRSSRKGRTDSPVSCQPAAPVLPSKSLPKGSRTRSKLNSGRASGRHGSPAPSGQGRKEAGSKGQEAASNTSAEHQKQKPASSSSSTTTRRNSSGSSVRGHNTPTSKNRTSEHSLSREGSKLSLSSDKAGVTTGSRTGSPRISQSRSDGRRPDGKHVRSSSMASLRSPTTGTPRASLRRDSKSEEKGLSFFKSALRQKESRRSADLGKTTMLSKKMASSSSKAASKNVLEEKLEKSGGGGSSGSPSQPPNTLPSNATPASAKENPSPAKHSLTNRKSKSSQMEANPLQSPGSGKQAADKALRKLPPSMPSSARPPPASSKSQ, from the exons AGCATCGTTTCCAAGAATGCCATGCAGTATCGAGGGAGCTCACAGCACGATGCTCAGGAGTTCCTCCTCTGGCTCCTGGACCGAGTTCACGAGGACCTCAACAACATAGTGAAGAACAATGGCAGACCTCTGAAG CCGCCTTTGGAAGATGAAGTGCTGATTGAAGGACCCGCATTTCCAATCAATAGCACTTTTGTCCAGGAACTCTTTCAGGCCCAATACAG GTCATCCTTGACGTGTCCTCATTGCCAGAAGCAGAGTAATACCTTCGACCCGTTCCTGTGCATCTCTCTGCCAATCCCCCTGCCTCACACACG GCCATTGTACATCACAGTGGTGTACCGAGGGAAGTGCTCCCACTGCATGCGCATCGGGGTGGCTGTGCCTCTGTCTGGAACAGTGGCGCGACTGAGAGAAGCTGTGTCCAGGGAAACCAAAATCCCCACCAAACAG ATCGTGCTCACTGAGATGTACTATGATGGTTTCCACCGCTCCTTCTCTGACTTGGATGACCTCGACACAGTGCAGGAGAGTGACTGCATCTTTGCCTTTGAGACCCCAGAGATCTACCGGCCTGAGGGGATCCTAAGCCAGAGAG GAATCCACGTGAACAGCAATCTGAATCACTTGAAATATAGCCTTGACCATCCTCGGGCAGCTCCGTATACCCAAGGGAGGCTGGAGAACTCCAATAccagggtggcagcagcggcggcggcagcaagcGATAAGCTGGTGGTGTTGGTTTGCAACCGGGCTTGTACTGGACAGCAGGGGAAGAG ATTTGGCCAGCCCTTTGTGCTCCATCTGGAGAAGACTATTCCATGGGACCTACTGCAGAAGGAGATCCTGGAGAAGATGCAGTATTACCTGCGGCCTTCAGCCTGTGTCCAG GTTTGTCCGTTCAGCTTGCGAGTGGTCAGCGCTGTGGGCATAACTTACCTGTTACCTCAGGAAGAGCAGCCTCTGTGCCACCTAATGGTGGAGCG GGCCCTGAAGTCATGTGGCCAAGGCGGAACTCCTCATGTGAAGCTGGTTGTGGAGTGGGACAAGGAGACAAAAGACTA TTTGTTCGTCAACACAGAGGATGAATATATCCCGGATGCTGAGAGTGTCcgccagcagagggagctccacCACCAGCCTCAGTCCTGCACCTTATCACAGTGTTTCCAGCTCTACACCAAAGAGGAACAG CTGGCCCCGGACGATGCATGGCGTTGCCCCCACTGTAAACAGCTGCAGCAAGGAAGCATCACGCTGAGCCTTTGGACTTTGCCTGACATCCTCATCATTCACCTGAAGCGCTTTCGACAG GAAGGAGACAGAAGGATGAAGCTTCAGAACATGGTCAGGTTCCCTCTGATTGGCCTGGACATGACGCCGCATGTGGTCAAgcgaagccagagcagctggAGCCTGCCGTCTCACTGGTCCCCCTGGAGGCGCCCctatggcctggggagagaccCAGAAGACTTCGTCTACGACTTGTATGCTGTGTGCAATCACCATGGCACCATGCAGGGCGGGCACTACACAG CCTATTGCAAGAACTCCATCGATGGCCTGTGGTACTGCTTCGATGACAGTGAGGTTCAGCAGCTGGCTGAAAACGAGGTGTGCAAGCAAACGGCTTACATCCTCTTCTACCAGAGGCGGACAGCCATTCCCTCCTGGTCGGCCAACAGCTCTGTGGCAG GCTCCACCAGCTCCTCTTTGTGTGAGCACTGGGTGAGTCGACTCCCAGGCAGCAAGCAGCCCAGCATTGCCTCTGCGGCCTCCTCCCGGCGCACTTCCCTAGCTTCCCTTTCGGAGTcagtggagctgatgggagaaaGGAGCGAAGATGACG GTGGCTTTTCCACTCGCCCCTTTGTGAGGAGTGTCCAGCGCCAGAGCTTGTCTTCCAGGTCCTCTGTGACCAGCCCCTTGGCCGTGAGCGAGAATGGGATCCGCCCCTCTTGGTCACTGTCGGCGAAGCTGCAGATGCGCTCCAGCTCGCCTTCCCGCTTCTCTGGGGACTCTCCGGTTCATAGCTCGGCTTCCACCCTTGAGAGGATTGGGGAGTCTGCGGATGACAAAGTCTCCACCTCATGCTTTAGCAGCCTGAGGAGTCTCTCTGGAAGCCACATTGAGTCCAGCGAGAGCAGCGGCCGGCAGGAGCACCCCACAGCAGGCAGAGCTCCCCTGGCAGTCATGGAGGGTGTCTTCAGAGACGAAGCGCCTGGGCGGAAGCCAGGCTCGAGCGCAGACTCCTACAGCAAGACTCTGTCGCAGGCAGACAGGAACTGCCCCGCCCTGGATCCTTTTGATAACAACAACCAGATCGCTTTTGTTGACCAGAGTGATTCTGTTGAGAGCTCTCCAGTCAAGGAGGGGAGAAGCTTCAGCGGAATGTCCAAGGTGGACAGCAGCTCCCAAAAGGCAGCCCACCCCAAAGACACATTGGAGTCAGACAGAAGCTCCAGGAAAGGCAGGACAGATTCCCCAGTGTCTTGCCAACCGGCAGCCCCAGTCCTTCCCTCCAAGAGTTTGCCGAAGGGGTCCCGGACCAGGAGCAAGCTGAACTCTGGCCGGGCTAGTGGGCGGCATGGCTCTCCTGCCCCCTCTGGGCAGGGCAGGAAGGAGGCTGGCTCAAAGGGCCAAGAGGCTGCCAGTAACACCTCTGCTGAGCATCAGAAGCAAAAacctgcttcctcctcttcctccaccacgaCGAGAAGAAACTCCTCGGGGTCGTCCGTGCGGGGGCACAACACCCCCACGAGCAAAAACAGGACTTCGGAGCACAGCCTCAGCAGGGAGGGCTCCAAGCTCAGCCTCAGCTCAGACAAGGCTGGCGTTACCACTGGTTCACGGACGGGCTCCCCGCGGATCAGCCAGTCGCGGAGCGATGGCAGGAGACCAGACGGCAAGCACGTGCGCAGCTCCTCCATGGCCAGCCTACGCTCGCCCACCACAGGCACTCCCCGTGCCAGCCTGAGGAGGGACAGCAAGTCGGAAGAAAAGGGGCTTTCTTTCTTCAAGTCCGCCCTGCGCCAGAAGGAAAGCCGAAGGTCGGCCGACCTAGGCAAGACCACCATGCTGTCAAAAAAGATGGCAAGCAGCTCCTCCAAAGCTGCCAGCAAGAACGTGCTtgaggagaagctggagaagagtggtggtggtggcagcagcggcagcccctcccagccTCCAAATACCCTCCCCTCGAACGCTACCCCGGCTTCTGCAAAAGAAAACCCCTCTCCTGCCAAACACTCGCTCACGAACCGCAAATCCAAGTCTTCCCAGATGgaggccaaccccctgcagtcaCCCGGCAGTGGCAAGCAGGCAGCCGACAAGGCCTTGCGCAAACTTCCTCCCAGCATGCCCTCGTCTGCACGGCCACCGCCGGCCTCTTCGAAATCTCagtga